One Stratiformator vulcanicus genomic window, CGCCCTACACATCGACCGCCTCAACATCGGCCCCGTCCCCACGGTCGCCCTACACTGGATGCAGCCGCACGAGGGGAACATCGTCGAGTTCCTGTATCGCAACCGCGCCTTTCAGACGCAACCGCCGCCGAAGGTGGCGTGAGGGCGGCCCTAACAAGCACCGGGTCCTGAGACCCGGTGATGGAGCGCGGTGTGGAGTCTCGCGGAGAAGGCGGATTCGGCCGTGCACTCGATCCGCGGTTCTTTCGAACGCGCGGCTTGACGGTCGGGATTTCGCTGACATGCGGGAAACGGGGTCGACGAATGTCGGCCCTTTTTTTATTTCATAAGTGGTCCGCCTTCTGTCGTGCGAGACGCTGGCGATGCACGCGTTCGTCGCTTCTTTTTTTGAAACTGTCTTAGCAGGAGTTCGTTCCGTGACTATTCGGCTCTCTCTCCTGATCTCGCTCCTGGCGACTTTCAATTTGGCGCCAGCGTTCGCGCTTTCTATCGGACAGACGTGGACGTTCGGCGAATTGGTCGAAGCAAGCGACGAAATCGTCATCTGCGAAATCCTTGACGACGGCTCGGGGTGTATATTGAATTGTCAGTCCCCACATCGGATTCGCATCATCCAATCGATTAAAGGCGAGCTGGCCGCAGGCGAGGAAACGGCCGCCATGATGTGGGACGTTCAATGGCGTGGGATCGATAGGCATTGGGATTCGCTTGATTCGTGGGACGAGAATCCGATTCCTCATCAGCCGTGGCGGAAGGGCTCCTGCCATTTGTTCTTTCTGAAGAAGCGCGAAGCGGAGGATCTAATTCGGAATTCGGAGCGGCCCTACGTGGCGTTTGTGACAGCGACCGGGTTCATCTCGCTCCCGATGGACGAGGCTGAAAAATCTCCTTTCGGCGACACGATTTCCGATCAGATATCTGATGTTCTAAGTCGCGCTCTGGCGGCGCAAAACGGCATCACGAATTGCAATTTCGTGAATGCCGTGCGACTTGAGATGCTCACGCGAGACCTGTTCGCGTTTGGAAGCTACTGCGATGAGCAGCCGATGGACCTGCCGGGATTAAGAACGGCGGAGGCAAACGAATGCTTTTTACCTACAACGTTTCGCGACAAAGTCGTGCCCGACCCACTATTTCTGTGGCACTACCGGGACCATCCGGTTCTGCGAGATCTCGCTGCCGACGCAATAGGGGATTGACCTTCGGTCGGCTTCACCGCAGCATGGTTTCATGAGTACCGCATTCGCCCCATCGCCGACGGTCGCCGATACCAGCGCAGCCCTGACCGCAGCCGATCTCGTTGACAAGTTCGGCCCGATCCGGCTCTCGCGTATCCGCTGGGAACCCCTTCCGGGCACGGCGACGGACGAGGACTATTTCGAGCAACTGCCGAGTTGCAAAGTCCTCGAGCTTGTCGATGGCGTTTTGGTGGAGAAGCCGAAGGGGTACGAAGAGGGGCGGTTGGCGATGCGTCTCGGCTTTCTATTGATGACGTTCATCGAAGAGCACGATCTTGGCGAATGTGTCGGCCCTGACGGGATGTTGACGATGTCGACCGACAACATTCGGCTCCCCGATGTTTCCTTTACGGCAAAGGATCGCGCTCCGAAAGATCGGTCACAGGCTGCTCCGCGGATCGCACCCAATCTTTGTGTCGAGATCCTCAGCCCGAGCAATACGAAGCGGGAAATCGAAAATAAAGTTGCCGAGTTCTTCGCCTCCGGTGTCGACGTTGTGTGGATCATTGACCCAAAGGCGAAGTCGGCCCTCATTTACCGCGACGGGCAGATTGTCGATACGCTCGATGAGGCCGGAGTGTTAAAGGGCGAAGGACCGCTCGCCGGATTTGAACTCTCCCTCTCGGAACTGTTTCGAATGCCCGATGGCCGGCCGTGAGCGTCAACCACTTCGCATTGGTGACAAGGTCCGTGTGATCGCCGGACCATTTGAGAGCTTTGAGGGCGACCTCGTCGGATTCAATCGCGAGACAGGGCATTGGACCGTGACGGTTTTGGTATTCGGGCAACCGACACAATTGGACCTTCGGCCTGAAGCACTGCGTCACGCGACAGCCTTGGAATGAGCGGAGATAGTGTCGTTTAAGTTGTTGAATTGACTATTGCATTTGCACAATATTTTCAGCCGTCAGCCTGTCATCGACGACACCGTTTCGACCTGCGTCTTTTAATACGACGTGGACGCGTGGGCAAAGCATTCATTTCAGTTTCGGCCGTAGGATGAACGATGAGACAATCTGAAGAGGGACAATCAAGGTTGTGTGCGCATGTTCCTGTAACACAGTTTGCGGCACCAGTGTTCCCTGATATCGACTTCCACAATGTGGGGGAGAGCGAAGCGAAATGGGTTAACCGCGGCGCTCTTACTATTCAAGCAGAGACGACAAGTGGTGAAGTTACCTTGCGCTTCGAACAGGTTATGCAATTACGCGTCACTGCATGGGAGGTATACGAAGTTTTGCATGACCTCACCGGCTCCACCGATCCGATTCGTTCCGAACGATGGGATACCGTGCTGGCATTAGAGGAGTCCAAATGGATTCAAGAGAGCGGCGACATCGCAACGATGCGCAACCACGCGTTCCCGGAACAGATCAATCATTTTATAGTCCCGCTTCCAGATTTTGTCTGGGACGTTGCTGCAACAACTGTTGAAATCATAAACAATGATTTAGCGAAGCAGTGATTTAGGAAATAAGAAAAAGAGCGCGAAGTTGATTCCACAGTCGGTGGGGACCAAGCCACAGAATCAACCGGATGAAGCCGTTCAATTCATCGAATCGACCATCGCCGTCGCACGATCGGCCGTACTTAACGATTTCGCAGGCGATCGAGGCCGTCGCGGATTGCGTCGAAGATTTCGTCGGCGGTCTGTCGCACCTTTTCAGTATTAATGCCCGCGGCTTTGGCAATGGCGTCGTAGGCGGCGTCGCGGACCAGCTCAGATAGTTCGGTCGTCTGTTCGTTGGCGAACAGGCCGAGCGTTTCCGGATCGATCTTGATGTGAAATTCGATGGGAAGTCGGTCCGACTTCTCCCGTAGATGGTCGATGGCCGGGGAGAGGGCCAGCTTCAGCGGCTCCGGGATCTCCGCGGGCAGTTCGACCTCAATATTTTCGAAAACAATTTTCCAGTGGGAGTCGACCCGCGGTCGTTCTCCGAGCTCCCACTCATCGACAACGAGGATGTCGGCCCGTCCGTCTCGAAATGCCACGAACGGGCCGCCGTATTGCGAGGCGAGCAGGGCCACCGGCAACCGTCGGAAATCCCATCGCGAGCGGCGTCCCTGGGCGGTCTCGATGGTGTCGATGTCGAATGTGCTGTCTGCGATCGCACCGCTGCCACGGGAGCGAATTAAAATGTCGATCAGCCAGGTTCTTGCGGAGAGTTCTTCGATGTTAAATTCTTCAACCGCCAGCTCACCGCGGTAGGTTGACCCGCGGCGCGAAATTCTCAGGTCGAGCCGGGCGTCTTCGATATGCACGTTGCGGGCGCGAAATTCGGGCTGCTCGATCGAGAAGGCAGACCCCATTGGTTGCTGCAGTCGTCCCGGTGCCGGGGGAGCTTCCGGTGATTGGGTATACGTGCCGGATAGGCCTTCGAACCGCACCGTTTCGAACTCGACGGTCGACGAAAGGACCGTCCAGATATCGAGATCGACGAGCAGTCGATCGATCTCGATGTCGAAGTTGTCGCGCGGGTGCGACTCGCGACGCAGCGTGACATCGCCCAGATCGATGCGCCCGGAGAGCAAACTTCCGGTCGCCTGAGTAAAATCAATCTCGATTCCGGAGCGATCGGCGACGCCCCGGATCAGCCAGCGGGTTGTTGGCTCAAAGGCGACGGTACCGGCAATTAAGCCGCCACCCATCATGACAGCCAGCACAACTGCGGATACGGCCGAAACCCGGCCAGCAAGTCGGCTTCGATTGCCGGTTCGCTGACCGATTAAAGTCTCAAGTGGCTCCGTGGCCGTATCTGATTCGTTTTCCTCGGTCGGCAGCTCCGCCGCCTTACCGCGCTGCAACGGTAGCAGCACGAGTTGGGTGATCGTCGCAACGACGAAGACTGCCAGATCAACCAACACCACGATCAGCGACATTGCCGCGGTGGCCGCGACCGTCAGCCAGCCGAACAGCAGCAAGACGATCGCTTCCACCGGTTCTCCACCCGGTCTCTGTTAAGGCGAAGTCAGCCCCTTCCGCTATCGCGGGCGAAACCTATACTTTCCCAGCGGCTTTCGCCGCACTGCCGATACCACGACGAACGGTCCGAATCAGTTGCTCGGCGTCGAGAGGTTTCGGGAACCAGGCATCGAATTCGTCCGCATCGGCAGTCCGATCTGCGCCGGTCACCGCGACGACTTTGATTCCTTCGAATCTGCTGTCGCTGCGGATAGCCTCGAGAGTTTCTCGCCCGTTGCGGTTCGGCATGTTCATGTCTAGCAGCACGAGGTCGGGCTTCATTCCGCCTTCGAGTGATTCGATCGCCTTGGCACCATCGGGCACGGAATCGACCGCGAACCCGTGCGACCGCAGCAACGAGGCGAGCAATTCTCGTTCGTTGTCTTCATCCTCGACCACAAGCAGGCGAACCTCTCGATTGGAGGGCGCTTCGCCTTGCGGCTGACCAGTACCGCTGGCAAAGGAGTCGAGCTTGCCCATCTCGGTGAAGACCATGTCCAGTGTCTTCGCCGCTGCTTCTTCCTGGCCCAATTCCTGTTGGCGTTGGAAGAGCTTCAAGGCCAGACCGAGCGTATTAAGCCGGTTCTTCAATTCGTGGCGTTCGGTCTTAGTGCGGAGTGTCCGCTCAGCGAACGCTTCCAAATCCTCCGGCCCGAGCGTTTCGGGGCGGGCGACGGTGACATCTTTCGGGGCGGCGATACCGAGTCGAACTCGATTCGTGCCCGCCTGACAGACTTCAACTTTGATTCCGAGGTGCGGAAACAGCACCTGTTCGCCGACACGGCGTGAGAGTACGAGCATTCCAGATCCCTCCTTTGATCTGTCCGACCACGGTTGCGGTCAGAGATGTCCGCTATTGGAAACCTGCATCCTCTTCAATCAGGTTTTTGTTGGTACGAGAATAGCTCGGGGAATTCATCCGTCTCCGGGGTTGCATCACCAAACATCTCGTCGCAGAATTCTCACCTGATCGAGTTGACTTGTCGAGTCCGCTTTTCACTTTCGCTGGCGATATTTGGCAAATATCAGGGTTTACCCCAGTGAAATGGTCAGCGAAGACTCGCTGGACACCTCGAAAAGTGCGACAACTGCTCGGTTGCGGACGGCCTGTCCCGCGGAAAGGATTCTGCATTGCCGAATAACGAACGTCTGTGGAAAGAGGCGCGGCGCTATGGTTTCGCCGCCTCCGCCACGCTCATAGCAACATGGCTCCGGCTACTCGCAGCACCGCTGCTCGATGACCGCGTCCCGTTCGGATTCTTCTTCCTCTCCGTTATCTTAACGGCGTGGCGCTGCGGAACCGGTCCGGCGGTTTTCGCGGTGATCTTTGGGATCGCGTTGGTCGACGTATTCGTCATTCCGACGCATTACGCCACGATCGTCAATAGCCCGGCTGATTCCCTCGCTCTACTCGTCTATGCCTTCGCAACGCTCGTGACCATTGCGCTGTTCGAGCGGACAAAAAACCAGCGGCGAGCCGCTGAGCAAAATGCGGCCGAAATCGCAAAATTAAATGAAAACTTAAGAGAAGCGGCGCAGAAAAAAGACGAGTTCATGGCGCTGCTCGCCCACGAACTACGCAACCCGCTCGCGCCGCTGCGATCGGGAATCGAGCTGCTCGACCGACCCGAAATCGCGTGGCGCCAAGGGGAGGAGATCCTCAATCGAATGCGAAGGCAGATGCGGCATCTGGTTCGCATCGTCGACGATCTGCTCGACGTCTCACGATTTCTGCAGGGGACGCTCAGGCTCAATCGCAATGTCGTCGATCTGCGGACGATCGTGCGAGATGCGATTGAAATGACGCAACCGGAAATCGATCGCCAGCAGCATGAACTGAAGTTCTTAAGGCCTCCTCTCCCAATTTACATTTACGCCGACATGGTGCGGTTGGTTCAAATCGTATCCAATTTGCTCACGAATGCCGCCAAGTACACTCCCCGATGCGGATTGATTGTGGTCACACTCGATCGCAACGGCGGACAGGCCGTCCTGCAGGTTGCCGACAACGGAATCGGAATCGCGAATTCCGATCGCGATAAAATCTTTGAATTGTTCGGGCAGGCGTCCGGAGCGCGGGTGGCGAAAGAAGGTGGGCTCGGGCTGGGCCTGGCTCTAGTGCGTCATCTGACCGACATGCACGATGGCGTCGTCGAAGCCGAAAGCGACGGACCCGGATGCGGGGCGACGTTCCGGATTCGGCTTCCGCTGGCCACACCGTCGCAATTGGCCGAACGTGTCATTCCCGATGAAACCTTGGTGAGCAAGACCAAGTCGAGCGAGCCGGAAGGCGTTGCGTCCCAGTCGCTGCAATCGCAGCCGATCCCGGTGAGTGGGTCGGACGGCGAAGCCCTTCGCGTTTTGATTGTCGACGACAATGTCGATGCGGCCGAGACGCTCGGCACCCTGCTCTCCCTCGACGGATACGAGACGCAGCACGTTTTTGACGGCGTCAACGCGATCGACGCCGTCGAGGAATTTCAGCCCGCGGCGGTACTGCTCGACCTCGGCATGCCCGGTATGGACGGCTACGAAGTCGCCCGCCGGATGCGGCAGCTTCCCGAAGGCCGCCAATTGAAGATCATTGCCGTCACCGGATGGGGCGGTGAGGAAGACCGCCGACGCTCGGCCGAGGCCGGATTCGACGAGCACTTCGCCAAGCCGGTCGACCCGGCCATGATCGCCGCATTCCTGTCGGATCGCGAAGCCGTCCCGCGGTGAAGCGAGCGTTCGTAGAGCATCGATCGCCGACGATTATTCGCTTACGAGATCGTCTGTTCGCTTACGAGATCGTCCCCGAACACCGGGGCTGGCCGAAGCACCGGAACCCAATGAGGGGAATACCTGCATCCCGGGCATCTTCGGAAATTTTCTCAATGTCATATCGACAAAGTCCGATGTCGACGATTTAATAAGTAGATACCAGTAGCCCGTCCCATCACATCTTAAGGGCGACTGAGTGAATTTGAGGGTTCTCCTCACTTGCGGGTTTTCGGCTCACAAGAATCCATTTCTAGCGGCTCTTCTCGACTTCAAGCTGTCTCCGGTCGTTATCCGGTGCGTCGTTCGACGTGCGGGGTCGACCGACTTTGTCGTCCGGTATCGCAACAGGTTGAGGTCACTCAACCCGGCGATCACCCGGCATCTCACTTCTCGTGTCCCTGTTCTGGGAGATCGGTCCTCATGCGCATTTCATTTGTTTCGAGCCGCCGGAGGCGGCGCGGTTTCACCCTCATCGAACTGCTGGTCGTGATTGCGATCATTGCGATCTTGATCGCATTGTTGCTACCGGCAGTGCAACAGGCCCGCGAAGCGGCCAAACGAACGGAATGTAAGAACAATCTCAAACAAATCGGCTTGGCACTACACAACTACCACGACGCTCACAGCATGTTTCCGATGGGCATGCACACCGGATCACAGGCATCAGGCGATGTCGGCCAGCGGGGCGGTTGGGGCTGGGGCGCTTACCTCCTTCCCTTTATGGAAGAGTCGGCCGTGTATGAGAATTTCACATTCGAGCAACGGTTGGGCTCTGCCGCCAACCGGAACCTGCTCGGGTCGATCGTCAAGGGCGTACACTGCCCCAGCGACGAAATTCCTAAGGTATTAAATGACCGTGTCGAGAGTGGTCCGAACGTCAACGTTTCGAATCTGACAACCAGCTATCTCGGTAACGGCGGAGCTTTCATCCACATGAGCTTCAAAGATGACGGCTCATGTGGACACCCCAGCGCAACGAATTCCATTCCGAACACCGGCGTGCTGATTCAGGACAATCCTGTGCGGTTCCGTGACATCACAGACGGGACTTCAAACACAATTGCGGTCGGCGAAGCTGCTTGGCGATTTACGCTCAACGATCAACGTTGGTACGGCAAACCGCAGCCCGGCGGTGCGCACGGCAACTTCAGTTGGTTTGGCGTATGCGAAGACGTCGGCGGCAGCGTTTACACCTCCAAGCTGGCCGTGATGCGGGTCGGGGCGGTCCCGATTAACGAACCGGCGTCGACCAGCTCATGGAACTTCGACTTCGCATGGTGGAGTTTCTCGAGCGAGCACACCGGTGGGGCTCAGTTCTGCTTTGCCGACGGTTCGGTTCACTTCCTCAGCGAAAACATTAATCACACTCGTGAGTTCGGCTGGGGTGCCAATGGCGCTAACTTTGCCAACAATCTCGGCACCTATCAGCGGTTGATGGCTCGCAACGACGGACGTGTCGTCGGCGCATTCTGATCCGTTGATTCACGTCGCTCAATTCATCTCAAACCATCTCTCAGGACAGTCACAATGAAAACCCGCATGTCAGGCCGTGGGAGTCGTCCACGCGGCTTTACACTGATCGAACTCTTGGTCGTGATCGCGATCATCGCGATCCTGATCGCACTGTTACTTCCGGCCGTCCAACAGGCCCGTGAGGCGGCCCGCCGCAGTTCTTGTAAGAATAATCTGAAGCAGCTCGGGCTCGCGATTCACAACTATCACGACGTCCACGCCATGTTCCCGCCGGGGCAAAGTACGAATCCGGACGGTTGGGGCTGGCAGGCTCGGATCCTCCCCGGGATGGAGCAGGGCCCGCTCTACGAACAGATGAATCTCGACATTTCACTGGCCGATCCGCTGAACGTGGCGCTGGCTTCGACGGTATTGCCGAGCTTCCGCTGTCCGTCCGACCCGGCTCCGAACTTCGAAACCGATGCCGAAGGAGTCGTCACCGATCACGCGATCGGCAGTTACGCCGCTTCCGCCGGCCCCTTCTCGGACGTTCCCGGCTCTGATTTCGGCGGACGCGTCAATGTGAACGGCGCAAGTACGGCAGTGCTCTTCCCGCTCAATAACGGGTCGGCCTTCTATAAGCATGTCGCAATCAAAGACATCAGCGACGGAACTTCGAACACAATTATGGTCGGCGAAGTGACGTGGAACTTCAGCCAGAATCAACGGCTCTACGGTGGTGCGACCCAAGGACCGCAAAACGTCCAGAGCTTCGCCAGCTGGCGAAGCGGGGCGTTCCCGCCGAACGTACCTGTCGGCACCACCATTCCGACCGATTTCGGAAGTAGCGGTACGGTTGAGCAAGTCGGCTTCCACAGTCTGCATACTGGCGGTGCTCAATTCCTGCTGGCCGACGGGGCCGTCCGGTTCATCAGTGAAAATATTGAGAGCCAGGTTCCGACCGTTCCGGCATGCCATTGGGCACCGACCGGCGCGCCGTGCACGTGGTTTCTCGATGCGAGTTGGCAGACCTCGCGGAACTTCAACCGGCAGGATCTCGCCGTTTTCCAAAGGCTTCACGCCCGGAACGATGATCTGACCGTCGGCGAGTTCTGACAGAGCCGCTGAACCGATGTGAAAGGAAGGCCCCGAGTCGGGGCCTTCCTCGTTTCAAAGCCGATCCGTTGTGGCCCACTTTCAGACCGTGGCCGACGCTGAGTTCAAGGTCCGCTCGCACTCCGATTGCAGTGTCCGCGTCGGCAGGCATTGCCTGCGACGACTTGGCGAACCGGCCATTGCACCTCTTCATCTCATCGTTCTTCGGAAATAGATCACATGGCTTATCTCTATCGTGCTGGCGGATTTTTCGTCGTCGTTTTCAGCGTCGTGGCAATTGCCGGGTGCGGGGGTTCATCGAGTGGACCGCAGATGGCCACCGTAACGGGGACCGTGCTGTTCGACGGGCAACCCCTCTCCGAGGCCGAAGTGGTCTTTTCACCCGAAGCCGGACCGTCTTCGTCGGCACGCACCGACGAGCAGGGAAATTTCACGCTCGTTGGCGGACCTAAGCAGAAGGGTGCGGTCGTCGGCTCTCATACGGTGCGGATCTCGACTTACCAGCCACCTCAGCCCATCTTCGGCGATCGGGCGAGTTTGAAACAGGGCGAACTCCCCGAAGTCGTCGGCACAAGTCCGGAGAAGCCCGAGACGGTCCCTTCGAAGTACAATTCGGAGTCGACGCTTACCAAAACCGTAGAGCCCGGCAAGAATGCGTTCACGATTGAATTAACTTCGAATTAGCGGCAAACGTCTGATAGCTGAAAAGCCTACGTCTTAAATCCTTCGTTAACTTCTCTTCCGGAAACTAATCACAATGCAACGACTGTTGGTGTCGGCGATGATGGGTGAGCGCGTTCATTTGAGAGCGAGCGTCTGCCTGATGGCAGTCTTGCTCTGCGGTGCGGTCGGATGCTCGGGCGGAGCGGGTGACGGGCCTCAACGGGCACCAGTCAGTGGGGTCGTAACGCTTGACGGAAACGCCGTCGCTGACGCACGGGTCGTCTTCGAACCGGTCGATGGGGGGCCCGCTTCGACCGGAATGACAGGTCCAGATGGTAAGTTTTCGCTGCAGATCGACGGAATCCAACCGGGCGCGTATACCGGCGAGTACATCGTCCGGGTCACTACGTTTCGAGAGGAGAAGAAATTCTACGACGGTGTCGA contains:
- a CDS encoding Uma2 family endonuclease, whose amino-acid sequence is MSTAFAPSPTVADTSAALTAADLVDKFGPIRLSRIRWEPLPGTATDEDYFEQLPSCKVLELVDGVLVEKPKGYEEGRLAMRLGFLLMTFIEEHDLGECVGPDGMLTMSTDNIRLPDVSFTAKDRAPKDRSQAAPRIAPNLCVEILSPSNTKREIENKVAEFFASGVDVVWIIDPKAKSALIYRDGQIVDTLDEAGVLKGEGPLAGFELSLSELFRMPDGRP
- a CDS encoding KOW motif-containing protein; this encodes MAGRERQPLRIGDKVRVIAGPFESFEGDLVGFNRETGHWTVTVLVFGQPTQLDLRPEALRHATALE
- a CDS encoding response regulator codes for the protein MLVLSRRVGEQVLFPHLGIKVEVCQAGTNRVRLGIAAPKDVTVARPETLGPEDLEAFAERTLRTKTERHELKNRLNTLGLALKLFQRQQELGQEEAAAKTLDMVFTEMGKLDSFASGTGQPQGEAPSNREVRLLVVEDEDNERELLASLLRSHGFAVDSVPDGAKAIESLEGGMKPDLVLLDMNMPNRNGRETLEAIRSDSRFEGIKVVAVTGADRTADADEFDAWFPKPLDAEQLIRTVRRGIGSAAKAAGKV
- a CDS encoding ATP-binding response regulator is translated as MPNNERLWKEARRYGFAASATLIATWLRLLAAPLLDDRVPFGFFFLSVILTAWRCGTGPAVFAVIFGIALVDVFVIPTHYATIVNSPADSLALLVYAFATLVTIALFERTKNQRRAAEQNAAEIAKLNENLREAAQKKDEFMALLAHELRNPLAPLRSGIELLDRPEIAWRQGEEILNRMRRQMRHLVRIVDDLLDVSRFLQGTLRLNRNVVDLRTIVRDAIEMTQPEIDRQQHELKFLRPPLPIYIYADMVRLVQIVSNLLTNAAKYTPRCGLIVVTLDRNGGQAVLQVADNGIGIANSDRDKIFELFGQASGARVAKEGGLGLGLALVRHLTDMHDGVVEAESDGPGCGATFRIRLPLATPSQLAERVIPDETLVSKTKSSEPEGVASQSLQSQPIPVSGSDGEALRVLIVDDNVDAAETLGTLLSLDGYETQHVFDGVNAIDAVEEFQPAAVLLDLGMPGMDGYEVARRMRQLPEGRQLKIIAVTGWGGEEDRRRSAEAGFDEHFAKPVDPAMIAAFLSDREAVPR
- a CDS encoding DUF1559 domain-containing protein; its protein translation is MRISFVSSRRRRRGFTLIELLVVIAIIAILIALLLPAVQQAREAAKRTECKNNLKQIGLALHNYHDAHSMFPMGMHTGSQASGDVGQRGGWGWGAYLLPFMEESAVYENFTFEQRLGSAANRNLLGSIVKGVHCPSDEIPKVLNDRVESGPNVNVSNLTTSYLGNGGAFIHMSFKDDGSCGHPSATNSIPNTGVLIQDNPVRFRDITDGTSNTIAVGEAAWRFTLNDQRWYGKPQPGGAHGNFSWFGVCEDVGGSVYTSKLAVMRVGAVPINEPASTSSWNFDFAWWSFSSEHTGGAQFCFADGSVHFLSENINHTREFGWGANGANFANNLGTYQRLMARNDGRVVGAF
- a CDS encoding DUF1559 domain-containing protein — translated: MKTRMSGRGSRPRGFTLIELLVVIAIIAILIALLLPAVQQAREAARRSSCKNNLKQLGLAIHNYHDVHAMFPPGQSTNPDGWGWQARILPGMEQGPLYEQMNLDISLADPLNVALASTVLPSFRCPSDPAPNFETDAEGVVTDHAIGSYAASAGPFSDVPGSDFGGRVNVNGASTAVLFPLNNGSAFYKHVAIKDISDGTSNTIMVGEVTWNFSQNQRLYGGATQGPQNVQSFASWRSGAFPPNVPVGTTIPTDFGSSGTVEQVGFHSLHTGGAQFLLADGAVRFISENIESQVPTVPACHWAPTGAPCTWFLDASWQTSRNFNRQDLAVFQRLHARNDDLTVGEF
- a CDS encoding DUF4198 domain-containing protein, which produces MAYLYRAGGFFVVVFSVVAIAGCGGSSSGPQMATVTGTVLFDGQPLSEAEVVFSPEAGPSSSARTDEQGNFTLVGGPKQKGAVVGSHTVRISTYQPPQPIFGDRASLKQGELPEVVGTSPEKPETVPSKYNSESTLTKTVEPGKNAFTIELTSN
- a CDS encoding carboxypeptidase-like regulatory domain-containing protein; its protein translation is MQRLLVSAMMGERVHLRASVCLMAVLLCGAVGCSGGAGDGPQRAPVSGVVTLDGNAVADARVVFEPVDGGPASTGMTGPDGKFSLQIDGIQPGAYTGEYIVRVTTFREEKKFYDGVEAPTDPRDIPRPTRVEPGAPEKIPAKYNEESELKRTVEAGQNEFQLDLTSA